A section of the Streptomyces xinghaiensis S187 genome encodes:
- a CDS encoding Uma2 family endonuclease, translated as MTSMLERPVTISDPVPVDFEELCRAVEELHLPDGYKAEIIRGKIVVSPWSRAYYWRPMKSLRRQLQPHAPEGHDADSAPFLFVFPRSARAYGPDLFVADEAAFEHRSPRIPGEALSLVAELTSVSTKDDDWAEKVAVYGRQVPVYLLVDMQAETATVFWDPSEQGYRSRTTVTFGEKLYVPKPFDFDLDTGEFHAPGQGGDSAS; from the coding sequence ATGACGTCAATGCTTGAGCGGCCGGTGACCATAAGCGATCCCGTCCCCGTGGATTTCGAGGAACTCTGCCGGGCCGTGGAAGAGCTGCACCTGCCGGACGGCTACAAGGCCGAGATCATCAGGGGGAAGATCGTCGTGTCGCCGTGGTCGCGGGCCTACTACTGGCGTCCCATGAAATCACTGCGCCGCCAGCTGCAGCCGCACGCGCCCGAAGGCCACGACGCCGACAGCGCCCCCTTCCTCTTCGTCTTCCCCCGGTCCGCGCGCGCCTACGGACCGGACCTCTTCGTCGCGGACGAAGCCGCTTTCGAGCACCGGAGCCCCCGTATCCCCGGCGAAGCGCTCTCGCTCGTCGCCGAGCTGACCTCCGTCTCCACCAAGGACGACGACTGGGCGGAGAAAGTCGCCGTGTACGGCAGGCAGGTGCCGGTGTACCTGCTGGTCGACATGCAGGCGGAGACGGCCACCGTCTTCTGGGACCCGTCCGAGCAGGGCTACCGCTCGCGGACCACGGTCACCTTCGGCGAGAAGCTCTACGTTCCGAAGCCGTTCGACTTCGACCTCGACACCGGCGAGTTCCACGCTCCCGGCCAGGGCGGCGACAGCGCCTCCTGA
- a CDS encoding sulfite exporter TauE/SafE family protein, whose protein sequence is MDDISLAAVALLCLAALSAGWIDAVVGGGGLLQLPALLVGFPHLPPAYLLGTNKAVSIVGTTAAAVTYTRKAPVDVRTAVRIGLAALGGSLLGAFFAAGVESAVLRPLIIVILLGVLAFVLLRPSFGTTVPVMTGPVTRRRVLTAILVAGLGIGFYDGLVGPGTGTFLVIALVAILHMDLVTASATTKIVNVCTNFGALVVFTAQGTVLWKLAALMALFNLAGGTLGARTALKRGSGFVRVVLVVVVLALVTKLAYDQWTG, encoded by the coding sequence ATGGACGACATATCACTGGCGGCCGTGGCCCTGCTGTGCCTGGCGGCCCTCTCCGCGGGCTGGATCGACGCCGTCGTCGGCGGTGGCGGACTGCTCCAGCTCCCGGCGCTGCTCGTGGGTTTCCCGCACCTTCCGCCCGCCTATCTCCTCGGCACCAACAAAGCCGTGTCCATCGTCGGCACCACCGCCGCGGCCGTGACGTACACGCGCAAGGCGCCGGTCGACGTCCGGACGGCTGTGCGGATCGGACTGGCGGCGCTCGGCGGCTCCCTGCTCGGGGCGTTCTTCGCCGCCGGCGTCGAGAGCGCGGTGCTCCGCCCGCTGATCATCGTCATCCTGCTGGGCGTGCTGGCCTTCGTCCTGCTCCGCCCGTCCTTCGGCACCACGGTCCCGGTGATGACCGGCCCGGTGACCCGGCGCCGCGTCCTGACGGCGATCCTGGTCGCGGGCCTGGGCATCGGCTTCTACGACGGCCTGGTCGGCCCGGGCACCGGGACCTTCCTGGTCATCGCGCTCGTGGCGATCCTCCACATGGATCTGGTGACGGCCTCCGCCACCACCAAGATCGTCAACGTGTGCACCAACTTCGGCGCCCTGGTGGTGTTCACCGCGCAGGGCACGGTGCTGTGGAAACTGGCCGCCCTGATGGCCCTCTTCAATCTCGCGGGCGGCACCCTCGGCGCCCGTACGGCCCTCAAGCGGGGCAGCGGCTTCGTCCGCGTGGTGCTGGTGGTCGTGGTCCTCGCCCTGGTCACCAAGCTGGCGTACGACCAGTGGACCGGCTGA
- a CDS encoding ATP-binding protein: MTEPHLSPEPALRTDALDYTLSPRSVGLARRRAARLVAEWGHPGLAGDTALLLSELATNALVHGHVPGRLFRVELSLTRGALRIAVSDARGEALPRPRPAPLAGTSGRGLLIVRTLAARWGVTHRTVGKTVWCELDLPAGPAGPAAPAAVRRIGLVPEERGGGSAG, encoded by the coding sequence GTGACCGAACCCCACCTCTCCCCCGAACCCGCCCTCCGCACCGACGCGTTGGACTACACGCTGAGCCCGCGCAGTGTAGGGCTCGCGCGGCGGCGGGCCGCGCGGCTCGTCGCCGAGTGGGGGCACCCCGGGCTGGCGGGGGACACGGCGCTGCTCCTCTCCGAGCTGGCCACCAACGCCCTGGTGCACGGCCACGTTCCGGGTCGCCTCTTCCGCGTGGAGCTGTCACTCACCCGCGGTGCGCTGCGGATCGCGGTCTCGGACGCGCGCGGCGAGGCGCTGCCGCGTCCGCGTCCCGCGCCGCTCGCCGGTACGTCCGGGCGGGGTCTGCTCATCGTCCGGACGCTGGCCGCCCGGTGGGGCGTCACGCACCGGACGGTCGGCAAGACGGTCTGGTGCGAGCTGGATCTGCCCGCCGGTCCCGCCGGTCCCGCCGCACCGGCGGCAGTGCGGCGCATCGGTCTCGTTCCGGAGGAACGCGGCGGCGGGTCCGCCGGCTGA